The following are encoded together in the Populus trichocarpa isolate Nisqually-1 chromosome 5, P.trichocarpa_v4.1, whole genome shotgun sequence genome:
- the LOC7468870 gene encoding uncharacterized protein LOC7468870, giving the protein MTASKGGTSSSQSSPECCMCGDCGLPHELFQCKVCQFRSQHRYCSNLYPKAESYQVCNWCLSHDTKEKSQNSSNSSSSNKNNSEDDSRNNKKKNGDNQAGPSKNHRGTLRLQINSPIKKQRSPERSPSTRRRLITNGKLEEKLRRTRSEEMSNNGFTKQVFRNKVRRYKLLDEVSS; this is encoded by the exons ATGACAGCAAGCAAAGGAGGTACTTCGTCATCGCAATCAAGCCCTGAATGTTGCATGTGTGGCGACTGTGGTCTTCCTCATGAGCTTTTCCAGTGCAAAGTCTGCCAATTCAGATCTCAACACAG ATATTGTAGCAACCTGTATCCAAAAGCAGAGTCTTACCAAGTCTGCAATTGGTGTCTGAGCCATGACACCAAAGAAAAATCACAGAATTCTTCAAAttcttcatcatcaaataaaaataacagcgAAGATGACAGCAGgaacaacaagaaaaagaacGGTGACAATCAAGCAGGCCCGTCAAAGAACCATAGAGGAACTTTGCGGTTGCAAATCAATAGCCCCATCAAGAAACAAAGGTCGCCAGAGAGATCACCATCAACCCGAAGGAGACTAATCACAAATGGCAAATTGGAGGAGAAGCTTAGAAGGACAAGATCCGAGGAGATGTCAAACAATGGGTTCACAAAACAAGTGTTTAGAAATAAGGTGAGAAGGTATAAGCTCTTAGACGAGGTTTCAAGTTGA
- the LOC112327616 gene encoding uncharacterized protein LOC112327616 produces the protein MKLDLFNLKSAEKTFFAQKLKCNFFKESDIGTSFFHALISQKHMRNFIPAIQRSNGALTTSLDEVGDEFVHYYQNLFGTSSSTTPIDDVVVHSGPCLNETHFDFLLAPVSNDVIKEALFSIVQDFFTSGQILKQINHSIIALVPKSTNVASANDFRPISCCNVVYKVISKILAGRLSYAFQDIIDPT, from the exons ATGAAGCTGGATCTTTTTAACCTCAAATCTGCTGAGAAAACGTTCTTTGCACAGAAgcttaaatgtaattttttcaagGAAAGTGACATAGGTACTAGCTTTTTTCATGCTCTGATCAGTCAAAAGCACATGCGTAATTTCATCCCTGCTATCCAGCGTAGTAATGGTGCTCTTACTACCTCTCTAGATGAAGTTGGAGATGAATTTGTTCATTACTACCAGAACCTTTTTGGAACTTCATCATCTACTACACCAATTGATGATGTTGTTGTTCATAGTGGTCCTTGCCTTAATGAAAcccattttgattttctcttgGCTCCTGTCTCCAATGATGTTATCAAGGAAGCTCTCTTCAGCATTG TTCAAGATTTCTTTACTTCTGGCCAAATTCTCAAGCAGATCAACCATTCCATTATAGCCCTGGTTCCGAAATCTACTAATGTTGCCTCAGCCAATGACTTCAGGCCAATCTCTTGCTGCAATGTGGTATACAAGGTGATCTCCAAGATTCTTGCTGGAAGATTGAGCTACGCCTTTCAAGACATTATTGATCCAACTTAG